The following coding sequences lie in one Calonectris borealis unplaced genomic scaffold, bCalBor7.hap1.2 HAP1_SCAFFOLD_215, whole genome shotgun sequence genomic window:
- the LOC142077328 gene encoding uncharacterized protein LOC142077328 has translation MLEVSLQGPHGQEGPHEHPAQHGWGSSSSPQRSLVPPTTSCHVPSTQLAQAEPGTGRRGVQDPGQEAEAPGTDQGASQDSVQSSTPMGEIHQDLHDTIQKLNSKLGKHYAQMVAWLQEDKQQNEVLHQEIKQLEEALEQEEICQQQRKKEAEAPGTVLPEVVEAQLERDMLARRRGFIYWLQTLCLLLVGLQLAVGFALAAAVLYASWYDPELFYRLLLRVLCEETYAHLAYALGEILPVVSEGLLPF, from the exons ATGCTGGAGGTGTCATTGCAGGGGCCCCacgggcaggagggaccccatgagcacccggcacagcacggatggggaagctcctcctctccccagcggtcactggtgccccccaccacctcctgccacgtgcccagcacccagctagcACAGGCTGAGCCGGGTACAGGGCGACGGGGCGTGCAGGATCCTGGCCAG GAAGCTGAGGCTCCGGGCACTGATCAAGGAGCCAGCCAAgattctgtgcagagctccacaccaatg GGGGAGATCCATCAGGATCTGCATGATACGATACAGAAGCTCAACAGTAAG ttgggaaagcactacgcccagatggtggcctggctgcaggaggataagcagcagaatGAG gtgctgcatcaggaaataaagcagcttgaagaggcactggagcaggaagagATCTG ccagcagcagaggaagaaggaggcagaggcgCCAGGGACTGTgctgccggaggtggtggaagcacagctg gagagagacatgctggcgaggagacgcggcttcatttactggctgca gacactctgcctgctcttggtgggcctgcagctggccgtcggcttcgctctggctgctgcggtgctctaCGCCTCCTGGTAcgaccccgagctcttctaccgcctgctgttgcGTGTGCTGTGTGAGGAGACCTACGCCCACCTGGCATATGCACTGGGAGAGATCCTGCCTGTGGTCAgtgaggggctgctgcccttttga